From one Buchnera aphidicola (Cinara strobi) genomic stretch:
- the rho gene encoding transcription termination factor Rho — protein MNLTELKNTSVSKLIILGEGIGLENLARIRKQDIIFSILKQHSKSGEDIFGDGVLEILQDGFGFLRSSDSSYLAGPDDIYVSPSQIRRFNLRTGDTISGKIRPPKEGERYFALLKVNKVNYDQPENARSKILFENLTPLHANSRLKMERGNGSKEDLTARVLDLASPIGRGQRGLIVAPPKAGKTMLLQNIAQSIAHNHPDCVLMVLLIDERPEEVTEMQRLVKGEVVASTFDEPASRHVQVAEMVIERAKRLVEHKKDVIILLDSITRLARAYNTVVPASGKVLTGGVDANALHRPKRFFGAARNVKEGGSLTIIATALIDTGSKMDEVIYEEFKGTGNMELPLSRKIAEKRVFPAIDYNRSGTRREELLTIPEELQKMWILRKIIHPMSEIDAMEFLINKLSMTKTNNEFFDMMKRSK, from the coding sequence ATGAATCTTACCGAATTAAAAAATACATCAGTTTCAAAACTTATTATTTTAGGTGAAGGAATTGGTCTAGAAAATTTAGCGCGAATTCGTAAACAAGACATTATATTTTCTATATTAAAACAACATTCAAAAAGTGGAGAAGATATATTTGGAGATGGAGTATTAGAAATTTTGCAAGATGGATTTGGTTTTCTTAGATCTTCAGATAGTTCATATTTAGCTGGACCTGATGATATTTATGTATCACCTAGTCAAATTCGTCGTTTTAATTTAAGAACAGGAGATACAATTTCTGGAAAGATTAGACCTCCAAAAGAAGGAGAAAGATATTTTGCTTTATTAAAAGTAAATAAAGTAAACTATGATCAACCTGAAAATGCACGTAGTAAAATTTTATTTGAAAATTTAACCCCACTGCATGCAAATTCTAGATTAAAAATGGAACGAGGTAATGGATCTAAAGAAGATTTAACTGCCCGCGTTTTAGATTTAGCATCTCCTATTGGAAGAGGACAAAGAGGATTGATTGTAGCCCCGCCTAAAGCCGGAAAAACTATGTTGTTACAGAATATAGCTCAAAGTATTGCACATAATCATCCAGATTGCGTTTTGATGGTTTTGTTAATTGACGAACGCCCTGAAGAAGTAACTGAAATGCAGCGTTTGGTAAAAGGTGAAGTAGTGGCCTCTACTTTTGATGAACCGGCTTCTAGACATGTTCAAGTAGCAGAGATGGTAATTGAAAGAGCTAAGCGATTAGTAGAACATAAGAAAGATGTAATTATTTTATTGGATTCTATTACAAGATTAGCACGAGCATACAATACGGTTGTCCCTGCTTCAGGGAAGGTGTTAACAGGAGGTGTTGATGCAAATGCATTACATCGACCTAAAAGATTTTTTGGCGCAGCCCGTAATGTTAAAGAGGGAGGTAGTTTAACTATTATTGCTACTGCATTAATAGATACTGGTTCTAAAATGGATGAAGTAATTTATGAAGAATTTAAAGGAACTGGTAATATGGAACTCCCATTATCTAGAAAAATAGCAGAAAAACGTGTTTTTCCTGCCATTGATTATAATCGTTCAGGGACAAGGAGAGAAGAATTATTGACTATCCCTGAAGAATTACAAAAGATGTGGATTTTAAGAAAAATTATTCATCCAATGAGTGAAATCGATGCTATGGAATTTCTAATTAATAAACTTTCCATGACAAAAACTAATAATGAATTTTTTGATATGATGAAGAGATCTAAATAA
- the trxA gene encoding thioredoxin, with the protein MKITKIIELTDQNFENKIFSEKKYVLVDFWADWCGPCKVLSPVLEEIANEYFKKILVGKMNIDMNKKIPMKYSIRGIPTLLLFNKNKIIGTKIGVISKIELKKFLDDKIIG; encoded by the coding sequence ATGAAAATTACTAAAATTATCGAATTAACTGATCAAAATTTTGAAAATAAAATTTTTTCTGAAAAAAAATATGTACTAGTAGATTTTTGGGCTGATTGGTGTGGCCCGTGTAAAGTTTTATCGCCTGTATTAGAAGAGATTGCTAATGAGTATTTTAAAAAAATTCTTGTTGGAAAAATGAATATTGATATGAATAAAAAAATACCTATGAAATATTCTATTCGAGGTATCCCAACTTTATTATTATTTAATAAAAATAAAATAATTGGAACAAAAATAGGAGTAATATCAAAGATAGAATTAAAAAAATTTTTAGATGACAAGATAATTGGTTAA
- a CDS encoding UvrD-helicase domain-containing protein produces MILNEIQKKAIHIINDPCLILAGAGSGKTSVIINKLITLIQIYQYDPKKIIVVTFTNRAAKEIESRLLKILTVKQIQDILVSTFHSLGLKIIRNEYKILGLKSNFTLFDEYDQLNLLKNIIYTSKNDSNLFFLKQLLHQISYWKNKLLNPSIARKFAINPLEKKCIFFYEQYDNFLKRHNILDFNDLIFLPTILLKNNIDARLRWQEKVQYLLVDEYQDINMSQYKLIKLLCGHNSNFTVVGDDDQSIYSWRGAQPDIFYLLKDDFPHLNILKMEQNYRSSGCILNAANILISNNSNVFNKKLFSQLDYGNRIYASMCVNEVNEAQKIIKYICTHKNNNNLRYHDYAILYRSNSQAKIVESELIFQNIPYCIHSGFSFFNLSEIKNLLAYLRLIVNQNDDLAFLRIINTPNRRIGLVTLSKLKLFAKIQKISLFEASLNKKMQLQLKKNTTLYLNNFTLWIIKLSSLLIDNPKIILKQVIQDINYFQWIKQNDKDLNMINRKIQEVIFFSDWLQKTLSGDHLNSPICLEDILIRFTCGELNDSFRDNVKDKSNKLQLMTIHASKGLEFSVVCIIGLEEGTLPHQKSIIDKNVKEERRLMYVGITRAKKQLFLSFCKTKKKFGALINLQPSRFLFELPKEELYWI; encoded by the coding sequence ATGATATTAAATGAAATTCAAAAAAAAGCTATTCATATTATTAACGATCCTTGTTTAATTTTAGCTGGAGCAGGTTCAGGAAAAACTAGTGTTATAATTAATAAATTAATTACTTTAATTCAAATATATCAATATGATCCTAAAAAAATTATTGTAGTTACATTTACCAATAGAGCTGCTAAAGAGATTGAGTCGCGTTTATTGAAAATATTAACTGTTAAACAAATCCAAGATATTTTAGTATCTACATTTCATTCGTTAGGTTTAAAAATTATTCGCAATGAATATAAAATTTTAGGTTTAAAATCAAATTTTACATTATTTGATGAATATGATCAGTTAAATTTATTAAAAAATATAATATATACGAGTAAGAATGACAGTAATTTGTTTTTTTTAAAACAATTACTGCATCAAATTTCCTATTGGAAAAATAAACTACTTAATCCTAGTATAGCTAGGAAATTTGCAATAAATCCATTAGAAAAAAAATGTATTTTTTTTTATGAACAGTATGATAATTTTTTAAAAAGGCATAATATTTTAGATTTTAATGATTTAATTTTTCTTCCAACGATTTTACTAAAAAATAATATTGATGCTCGATTACGATGGCAGGAAAAAGTTCAATATTTATTAGTTGATGAATATCAAGATATTAATATGAGTCAATATAAATTAATTAAACTATTATGTGGCCATAATTCAAATTTTACTGTAGTAGGAGACGATGATCAGTCGATTTACTCATGGAGGGGGGCTCAACCTGACATTTTTTATTTATTAAAAGATGATTTTCCTCATTTAAATATTCTTAAAATGGAACAAAATTATCGATCTTCTGGTTGTATATTAAACGCAGCTAATATTTTAATTTCAAACAATTCTAATGTTTTTAATAAAAAATTATTTTCACAATTAGATTATGGTAATAGAATTTATGCATCTATGTGTGTTAATGAAGTAAATGAAGCTCAGAAAATTATTAAATATATTTGTACACATAAAAATAATAATAATTTAAGATATCATGATTACGCTATTTTATATCGGAGTAATTCTCAAGCTAAAATAGTAGAGTCTGAATTAATTTTTCAAAATATTCCATATTGTATTCATTCTGGATTTTCTTTTTTTAATTTATCGGAAATTAAAAATTTACTGGCATACTTAAGACTTATTGTTAATCAAAATGATGATTTAGCTTTTTTACGTATCATAAATACTCCAAATAGAAGAATCGGACTAGTTACATTATCTAAATTAAAATTATTTGCTAAAATTCAGAAAATTAGTTTATTTGAAGCAAGTTTAAATAAAAAAATGCAATTACAGTTAAAAAAAAATACTACACTATATTTAAACAACTTTACTTTATGGATAATAAAATTATCATCATTATTAATTGATAATCCAAAAATAATTTTAAAACAAGTGATTCAAGATATTAATTATTTTCAATGGATTAAACAGAATGATAAAGATTTAAATATGATAAATCGAAAAATACAAGAAGTAATATTTTTTTCTGATTGGTTACAAAAAACTCTTTCTGGTGATCATTTAAATTCACCTATTTGTTTAGAAGATATATTAATACGATTTACTTGTGGTGAATTAAATGATTCTTTTAGAGATAATGTTAAAGATAAATCTAATAAGTTACAATTAATGACAATACATGCATCTAAAGGGTTAGAGTTTTCAGTAGTATGTATTATTGGATTAGAAGAGGGAACTTTACCTCATCAAAAAAGTATTATTGATAAAAATGTAAAAGAAGAACGTCGTTTAATGTATGTTGGTATTACTAGAGCTAAAAAACAACTTTTTCTTAGTTTTTGTAAAACTAAGAAAAAGTTTGGAGCGTTAATTAATTTGCAACCAAGTCGATTTTTATTTGAATTACCTAAAGAAGAATTATATTGGATATAA
- the ilvC gene encoding ketol-acid reductoisomerase, with protein MSNFFNSLSFREKLIELKTGSLMKKNEFSKCYKFLKKKNIVIVGCGAQGLNQGLNLRDSGYQVSFALREDSIKNKSISWSNAIKEKFFVDTYEKLIPNADLVINLTPDKQHSNVVKKLQILMKHGSVLGYSHGFNIVEEGECIRPDITVIMVAPKCPGTEVRKEFLIGFGVPALIAVHKKNDPYSKGLDIAKAWAFGLGSHKAGILRSSFVAEVKSDLMGEQTILCGMLQACSLACYNHLIEKGYSSDYSATILQFGWEKLAECMKEGGITLLLARLSSSAKVRAYELSLKLKNLLKPLFSLHMDDIISGVFSKKMMSDWKNKDYQLNIWRNDLKKTKFENACLYTNRNIENYEYFEKCTLMVAMLKAGVELSFETMIETGITPESAYYESLHELPLITNTISRKRLYEMNLVISDTAEYGSYLFSERALPILNKFLTSINCEDLGESISEKNISNSKLLEINTLTYQHKIERIGEKLRLYMKHARCNA; from the coding sequence ATGTCAAATTTTTTTAATTCTCTTTCATTTAGAGAAAAGTTAATCGAATTAAAAACTGGATCTTTAATGAAAAAAAATGAATTTTCTAAATGTTATAAATTTTTGAAAAAAAAAAATATTGTTATAGTTGGGTGTGGGGCACAAGGATTAAATCAAGGTTTAAATTTACGAGATTCAGGATATCAAGTTTCTTTTGCTCTTCGAGAAGATTCAATAAAAAATAAATCTATTTCATGGTCTAATGCTATTAAAGAAAAATTTTTTGTAGATACATATGAAAAATTAATTCCTAATGCTGATTTAGTAATTAATTTAACTCCTGATAAACAACACTCAAATGTAGTTAAAAAATTACAAATTTTGATGAAGCATGGATCTGTTTTAGGTTATTCTCATGGATTTAATATTGTTGAAGAAGGTGAATGTATTCGTCCTGATATTACTGTTATTATGGTTGCTCCAAAATGTCCCGGGACAGAAGTTCGAAAAGAATTTTTAATAGGTTTTGGTGTCCCTGCTTTAATTGCTGTACATAAAAAGAATGATCCTTATTCTAAAGGATTAGATATTGCTAAAGCATGGGCTTTTGGTTTAGGTTCACATAAAGCTGGAATTTTAAGATCTTCTTTTGTTGCTGAAGTAAAATCTGATTTGATGGGAGAACAAACCATTTTATGTGGGATGCTACAAGCCTGTTCGTTAGCATGTTATAACCATTTAATAGAGAAGGGATACAGTTCAGATTATTCTGCAACAATTTTACAATTTGGATGGGAAAAACTAGCTGAATGTATGAAAGAAGGCGGGATAACACTTTTATTAGCTCGTTTATCTAGTTCTGCAAAAGTTAGAGCTTATGAATTATCATTAAAATTAAAAAATTTATTGAAACCATTATTTTCTTTGCATATGGATGATATTATTTCTGGAGTTTTTTCTAAAAAAATGATGAGTGATTGGAAAAATAAAGATTATCAATTAAATATATGGAGAAATGATTTAAAAAAAACAAAATTTGAAAATGCTTGCTTGTATACTAATCGAAATATAGAAAATTATGAATATTTTGAAAAGTGTACGTTAATGGTAGCAATGTTAAAAGCTGGTGTTGAATTATCTTTTGAAACTATGATTGAGACGGGGATTACTCCAGAATCAGCATATTATGAATCTTTGCATGAATTACCATTGATTACAAATACTATTTCTAGAAAAAGATTATATGAAATGAATTTGGTTATTTCAGATACAGCTGAATATGGAAGTTATTTATTTTCAGAGCGAGCTCTCCCTATTTTAAATAAATTTTTAACTTCTATAAATTGTGAGGATTTAGGGGAATCCATTTCAGAGAAAAATATAAGTAATTCTAAATTGTTAGAAATAAATACTTTAACTTATCAACATAAAATTGAAAGAATTGGAGAAAAATTACGTCTGTACATGAAACATGCTAGATGTAATGCATAA
- the ilvD gene encoding dihydroxy-acid dehydratase, protein MPIYRSSTTINGKNMAGARALWRATGVRDQDFGKPIIAVVNSFTEFVPGHIHLRKLGKLVSLEIEKYGGISKEFNTIAIDDGIAMGHSGMLYSLPSRELIADSIEYMINAHCVDAMVCISNCDKITPGMLLAALRLNIPSVFVSGGPMEAGKIKLNNKLIKIDLVDAISHGANKNTSDQLLSEIENSSCPTCGSCSGMFTANSMNCLTEAIGLSLPGNGTLLATHSDRKRLFLNAAKIIVKNTKDYYLNNNTNVLPRNIVTRHTLKNAMILDIAMGGSTNTILHLLAMAHEAQINFTMKDIDYLSRKVPHLCKLSPSTSEYHVEDLHRSGGIFGILFELNKMNLLYTSARNILGLTLLDTINKYNIINNNNIRNFSFFSAGPGGIKTIIPFSQSFRWSKLDTNRKSGCIRSKKYAYNQDGGLAVLKGNLAINGSIVKTAAIDKENMIFSGPAKVYESQDDAVEAILNNQVKSGDVIVIRYEGPRGGPGMQEMLYPTTYLKSVGLDKKCALVTDGRFSGGTSGVSVGHISPEAASQGLIALVYDGDIISINIPKRILSLDVSSKELEYRKKIEEKRGKKAYTPKRRFRVISDSLKIYSLLATSADTGAIRDISKIY, encoded by the coding sequence ATGCCTATATATCGCTCATCTACAACAATTAATGGGAAGAATATGGCTGGTGCAAGAGCACTATGGAGAGCAACAGGCGTTCGCGATCAAGATTTTGGAAAACCGATTATTGCAGTTGTTAACTCGTTTACTGAATTTGTACCAGGTCATATACATTTACGAAAATTAGGAAAATTAGTGTCTTTAGAAATAGAAAAATATGGAGGAATTTCTAAAGAGTTTAATACTATTGCTATAGATGACGGGATAGCAATGGGCCATTCTGGAATGCTTTATTCTCTTCCATCAAGAGAATTAATTGCAGATTCTATTGAATACATGATTAATGCACATTGTGTTGATGCAATGGTTTGTATTTCTAATTGTGATAAAATTACTCCAGGAATGTTATTAGCTGCGTTAAGATTAAATATCCCTTCTGTATTTGTTTCAGGTGGGCCAATGGAAGCAGGAAAAATAAAATTAAATAATAAACTTATAAAAATTGACTTAGTTGATGCTATTTCCCATGGAGCAAATAAAAATACTTCAGATCAGTTGTTATCAGAAATTGAAAACTCCTCTTGCCCCACTTGCGGTTCTTGTTCTGGGATGTTTACAGCTAATTCCATGAATTGTTTAACTGAAGCTATTGGTTTATCATTACCGGGAAATGGAACGCTTTTAGCTACACATAGTGATCGAAAGAGGTTATTTTTAAATGCTGCAAAGATAATTGTTAAAAATACTAAAGATTATTATTTAAATAATAACACTAACGTATTACCACGAAATATAGTAACGCGTCATACTTTAAAAAATGCTATGATTTTAGATATCGCTATGGGGGGATCCACTAATACTATCTTACATTTATTAGCTATGGCTCATGAAGCTCAAATAAATTTTACAATGAAAGATATTGATTATTTATCTAGAAAAGTTCCACATTTATGCAAATTATCTCCAAGTACTTCTGAGTATCATGTAGAGGATTTGCATCGTTCTGGGGGAATTTTTGGAATTTTATTTGAATTAAATAAAATGAATTTGTTATATACTTCAGCTCGTAATATATTAGGATTGACATTATTAGATACCATTAATAAATATAATATTATTAACAATAATAACATTAGAAATTTTTCTTTTTTTTCTGCAGGTCCGGGTGGAATTAAAACTATTATTCCATTTTCACAATCATTTAGATGGTCTAAATTAGATACTAATCGTAAAAGTGGATGTATTCGCTCCAAGAAATATGCTTATAATCAAGATGGAGGGTTAGCTGTTTTAAAAGGTAATTTAGCTATTAACGGAAGTATAGTTAAAACAGCTGCTATTGATAAAGAAAACATGATTTTTTCTGGACCGGCTAAAGTATATGAAAGTCAAGATGATGCTGTAGAAGCTATATTAAATAATCAGGTAAAATCTGGAGATGTAATTGTTATTAGGTATGAAGGACCACGTGGTGGACCAGGAATGCAAGAAATGTTATATCCTACTACATATTTAAAATCTGTTGGATTAGATAAAAAATGTGCTTTGGTAACTGATGGAAGATTTTCCGGGGGTACATCTGGAGTTTCTGTTGGTCATATTTCTCCTGAAGCTGCTAGTCAAGGACTTATTGCTTTAGTTTATGATGGGGATATAATTAGTATTAATATTCCTAAACGAATTCTAAGTTTAGATGTTTCTTCTAAGGAACTAGAATATAGAAAAAAAATAGAAGAAAAAAGAGGTAAAAAAGCATATACACCAAAAAGACGTTTTAGGGTTATTTCTGATTCATTAAAGATATATAGTTTATTAGCTACTAGTGCAGATACTGGGGCTATTCGAGATATTAGTAAAATTTATTAG
- a CDS encoding IscS subfamily cysteine desulfurase — protein sequence MKLPIYLDYAATTPVDPKVKKKMNKYFSINDIFGNPASRSHKFGWEAEEAIDIARNKIAKLIGADSREIIFTSGATESNNLAIKGIYDFHGNKKIHIITSQIEHKSVLDCCRFLENKGCCITYLKTNKYGIIDIAEIKKKINKNTLLISIMYVNNEIGSIQKIKKIGDLCKKRKIFFHVDATQSIGKIKIDIKNLNIDLLSFSSHKIYGPKGIGALYIRRKPRIRLSPQIHGGGHERGFRSGTLPVHQIVGFGEACKILKKNMKKDILHTNSLRHILWNGLKDIPEIYLNSHFDYTIGNIINISFNFIEGESLLMALKNLAVSSGSACTSASLEPSYVLRAIGVKDELAHSSIRFSLGRFTTLEEIKYSIIAIREAVNKLRKLSPLWDMYKSGINMDKIIWN from the coding sequence ATGAAATTACCTATTTATTTAGATTATGCAGCTACAACACCAGTAGACCCTAAAGTAAAAAAAAAGATGAACAAATATTTTTCAATAAACGATATTTTCGGGAATCCAGCATCTAGATCACATAAATTTGGCTGGGAAGCTGAAGAAGCTATCGATATTGCAAGAAATAAAATAGCTAAACTTATTGGAGCGGATTCAAGGGAAATAATTTTTACTTCCGGGGCTACTGAATCCAATAATTTAGCTATTAAAGGAATTTATGATTTTCATGGTAATAAAAAAATACATATTATCACTAGTCAAATAGAACATAAATCTGTTTTGGATTGTTGTAGATTTTTAGAAAATAAAGGATGTTGTATAACATATTTAAAAACTAATAAATATGGTATTATTGACATAGCTGAAATTAAAAAAAAAATTAATAAAAATACATTATTAATTTCAATTATGTACGTTAATAACGAAATTGGATCAATACAAAAAATCAAAAAAATTGGAGATCTTTGTAAAAAAAGGAAAATTTTTTTTCATGTGGATGCTACTCAAAGTATTGGAAAAATTAAAATAGATATAAAAAATTTAAATATTGACTTACTTTCCTTTTCTTCGCATAAAATATATGGACCCAAAGGAATTGGTGCCTTATATATACGAAGAAAACCACGTATTCGATTATCACCTCAAATACATGGAGGTGGACATGAAAGAGGTTTTCGTTCAGGAACACTTCCTGTTCATCAAATCGTAGGTTTTGGAGAGGCATGTAAAATATTAAAAAAAAATATGAAAAAAGATATTTTACATACAAATAGTTTACGACATATTTTATGGAATGGATTAAAAGATATTCCAGAAATATATTTAAATAGTCATTTTGATTATACTATCGGAAACATAATTAATATTAGTTTTAATTTTATTGAAGGTGAGTCATTACTGATGGCTTTAAAAAATTTAGCAGTCTCATCAGGATCAGCATGCACTTCGGCAAGTTTAGAGCCTTCATATGTATTACGAGCTATAGGAGTTAAAGACGAATTAGCCCATAGTTCCATTCGATTTTCCTTAGGTCGCTTTACAACTTTAGAAGAAATTAAATATTCAATTATAGCTATCCGAGAAGCTGTTAATAAATTAAGAAAATTATCTCCGTTATGGGATATGTATAAATCTGGTATTAATATGGATAAAATTATTTGGAATTAA
- the iscU gene encoding Fe-S cluster assembly scaffold IscU, translating into MAYSKKVLDHYENPRNVGSFSEKKKNIGTSLVGAPACGDVMKLQIKVNDCGIIEDACFKTYGCGSAIASSSLMTEWVKGKTLKEAKKIKNTDIAKELELPPVKIHCSILAEDAIKKAIANYHEKKKKE; encoded by the coding sequence ATGGCTTACAGTAAAAAAGTATTAGATCATTATGAAAATCCAAGAAATGTTGGATCGTTTTCTGAAAAAAAAAAAAATATAGGAACTAGTTTAGTAGGAGCCCCGGCATGTGGAGATGTCATGAAACTGCAAATTAAAGTGAATGATTGTGGAATTATAGAAGACGCTTGTTTTAAAACATATGGATGCGGATCTGCTATTGCTTCTAGTTCATTAATGACAGAATGGGTTAAAGGAAAAACTTTGAAAGAAGCTAAAAAAATAAAAAATACGGATATCGCGAAAGAATTAGAATTACCACCAGTTAAAATTCATTGCTCTATTTTAGCAGAAGATGCTATTAAAAAAGCAATTGCAAATTATCATGAAAAAAAAAAAAAAGAATAA
- the hscB gene encoding Fe-S protein assembly co-chaperone HscB codes for MNYFHLFKIPQKFRINKKKLVEKFYKLQLKYHPDFIKKKDLNKKKKILISIKINQGFKVLKNKFLRAKHLLKIKKKKYCIKEEKFFNQDQILFKQFQLHEKIENIKKKINSLTEINNLIEKLNQKIKFYFLKFNEMIKNKKINYAEKFLFKISFSYKILKKAKKSKKQILHRNKK; via the coding sequence ATGAATTACTTTCATTTATTTAAGATTCCTCAAAAATTTAGAATTAATAAAAAAAAATTAGTTGAAAAATTTTATAAGTTACAATTAAAATATCATCCAGATTTTATAAAAAAAAAAGATTTAAATAAAAAAAAAAAAATACTAATATCGATTAAAATTAATCAAGGTTTTAAAGTTTTAAAAAATAAATTTTTAAGAGCAAAACATTTATTAAAAATTAAGAAAAAAAAATATTGCATTAAAGAGGAAAAGTTTTTTAATCAAGATCAAATATTATTTAAACAATTTCAATTACACGAAAAAATAGAAAATATAAAAAAAAAAATAAATTCATTAACAGAAATTAATAATTTAATTGAAAAATTAAATCAAAAAATTAAATTTTATTTTCTAAAATTTAATGAAATGATTAAAAATAAAAAAATTAATTATGCTGAAAAATTTTTATTTAAAATATCATTTTCTTATAAAATTTTAAAAAAAGCAAAAAAATCAAAAAAACAAATATTACATAGGAACAAGAAATGA
- a CDS encoding Hsp70 family protein, which yields MKKKKIVVGIDFGTTYCLMSVVENKKVKIITGLDKKNMFPSILHMQEKKISIGWEAKKFISTDPANTISSIKRFIGISLEEINKRKLNIPYTISINNKNELMFHTNTGKITVSFIIQQFFKYIKSIIEKKSDKIISGVVITVPAYFNNIQKNIIRKSAEETELKVLRLLNEPTAAAIAYGLEKKREGIICVYDLGGGTFDVSILRISKGIFEVLATNGDCNLGGDDFDFLLANFLYSQIKNKKKIDNILFKKLLIIAERLKIKLSKKENVEIKFLNKKITCSQIEFNELIKTHIQKTIKLIKIALHDADVDVNEVNDVILVGGSTYIPFVRNSIYSFFNLKPLVLINPVEVVARGAGLHADFLNHNKKNKNNSILLLDVIPISIGIELMGGIMEKMLKKNTTIPTETNRIFTTFKNYQTGFCINIFQGEDKYVKNCTLLKKFKIKNLPPKLAGKIKILVIFRINVDGLLTVIIQEKKINFEQNIEIDTIYFRTKLYKRKK from the coding sequence ATGAAAAAAAAAAAAATTGTTGTAGGTATTGATTTTGGGACTACATATTGCTTGATGTCTGTTGTTGAAAATAAAAAAGTAAAAATTATTACAGGATTAGATAAGAAAAATATGTTTCCTTCAATTTTACATATGCAAGAAAAAAAAATTTCTATAGGTTGGGAAGCGAAAAAGTTTATATCTACAGACCCCGCTAACACTATTTCATCTATTAAACGATTTATTGGAATATCACTTGAAGAGATAAATAAAAGAAAATTAAATATTCCATACACAATATCTATAAACAATAAAAATGAATTAATGTTTCATACAAATACTGGAAAAATTACTGTTTCTTTCATTATTCAACAATTTTTTAAGTACATTAAAAGCATAATAGAAAAAAAATCTGACAAAATTATTTCTGGTGTAGTAATTACAGTTCCAGCTTATTTTAATAATATACAAAAAAATATAATACGAAAATCAGCAGAAGAAACCGAATTAAAAGTACTACGTTTACTCAATGAACCTACAGCTGCTGCCATTGCTTATGGATTAGAAAAAAAAAGAGAAGGAATAATATGTGTTTATGATTTAGGGGGGGGAACATTTGATGTCTCTATTTTAAGAATATCAAAAGGAATATTTGAAGTTCTTGCTACTAATGGGGATTGTAATTTGGGTGGGGATGATTTTGATTTTTTGTTAGCAAATTTTTTATATTCTCAAATAAAAAACAAAAAAAAAATAGATAATATTCTATTTAAAAAATTACTGATTATTGCAGAACGTTTGAAAATTAAATTAAGTAAAAAAGAAAATGTAGAAATAAAATTTCTAAATAAAAAAATAACTTGTTCACAAATAGAATTTAATGAATTAATTAAAACACATATTCAAAAGACTATAAAATTAATAAAGATTGCATTGCATGATGCAGATGTCGATGTAAATGAAGTAAATGATGTAATTTTAGTAGGTGGTTCAACATATATTCCTTTTGTTCGAAATAGTATTTATTCTTTTTTTAATCTTAAACCATTAGTTTTAATTAATCCAGTAGAAGTGGTTGCAAGAGGAGCAGGGTTACATGCAGATTTTTTAAATCATAACAAAAAAAATAAAAATAATTCTATTTTACTTTTAGATGTTATCCCAATTTCCATTGGAATTGAATTAATGGGCGGGATAATGGAAAAAATGCTAAAAAAGAATACTACAATTCCTACTGAAACTAATAGAATATTTACTACTTTTAAAAATTATCAAACAGGATTTTGTATAAATATTTTTCAAGGGGAAGATAAATATGTAAAAAATTGTACTTTATTAAAAAAATTTAAAATTAAAAATTTACCACCTAAACTAGCAGGAAAAATAAAAATTCTTGTAATATTTCGTATAAATGTAGACGGATTATTGACTGTTATTATTCAAGAAAAAAAAATTAATTTTGAACAAAATATTGAAATTGATACAATCTATTTTAGAACAAAATTATACAAAAGAAAAAAATAA